Below is a genomic region from Govania unica.
GAGCTGAAAAAGACCGAAACCATCGATGTCATGGACGCCGTCGGATCGAATATCCGCGTCGATGCCCGGGGCAACGAGGTGATGCGCGTTCTGCCGCGTCTGCATGAAGATGTGAACGAGGAATGGATTTCGGACAAGACACGCTTTGTCTATGACGGCCTCGGTCGTCGTCGTCTGGACCGTCCTTATGTGCGGAAAGACGGCAAGTTGCAGGCTGCGACCTGGAACGAGGCTTTTGCCGCCATTGCCGAAAATCTGAAGGGTCTCACGGGCGATCAGATTGCTGCCATCGCCGGGGATCTGGCCGATGCGGAAAGCATGTTTGCTCTGAAATCCCTGATGCAGTCGCTTGGCAGCGCCAATCTCGATTGCCGTCAGGATGGCGCGAAGCTTGATGCGTCAAGTCGGGCTGGCTATCTGTTCAATACTGGGATTGCCGGGATTGCAGAGGCCGACGCCTGTCTGCTGATCGGTACCGATCCGCGTCATGAAGCCTCCATCATCAATCTGCGTCTGCGGGCGCGGTTCCGCCGTGGCGGGTTCAAGATTGCGAATGTCGGCCCGGCGCTTGATCTGACCTATCCGGTTGATGAGCTTGGCAGTGATGTGAGCGTGCTTGCAGCCATCGCAGACGGCAGCCATCCCTTTGCCAAGGTGCTGGCGGATGCGAAAAAGCCGATGCTGATCATCGGCCAGAATGCCTTGTCGCGGGCTGACGGGGCGGCGCTTCTGGCGCTTGCGCGCAGCATTGCCGACAAACATATGGTGGTCGACGGCTGGAACGGGTTCAACGTGCTTCATACCGCAGCGAGCCGGGTTGCCGGTCTTGATCTCGGCTTCGTGCCGGGGGCTGGTGGCCGCGATGTGGCGGGCATTATGGATGGCGCGGCAAAGGGCGACGTCAAGGCCGTGTTCCTGCTTGGTGTCGATGAAATCCGCACCTGTGCCTTGAAATCTGCGTTTGTGGTTTACCTCGGCACCCATGGTGACGAAGGCGTGCATCATGCCGATGTGATCCTGCCGGGTGCCGCCTATACCGAAAAATCCGGGACTTATGTCAACACCGAAGGCCGGGTGCAGCGCGGGCTTCGCGCCGTGTTCGCGCCGGGTGACGCGCGTGAGGATTGGACCATTCTGCGGGCGCTTTCGGATGTGATCGGTCATCGTCTGCCGTTCGACAATCTGGCGCAGCTGCGTGGCCGGATGGAAGCCGCGGCTCCTGCGCTTGCGATCCTTGATATGCTGCCGGCGACGGCCTGGGGTGCGTTCGGGACTGCCGGGACGCTCGGTTCGGAGCCGCTCACGCTGTCCGTGACAGATTACTATATGACCAACCCGATCTGCCGCGCGTCGCTGATCATGGCCGAATGCCGTGACGCTATGCAGGCTGATCAGCTGGAGGCGACCGGGACCCATGGTTGATGCTGTAACCACATATCTGAACGGCGCGCTTGGGCTGTATGTCGGGACGCTGGTCTGGTACATCGTGCTTGTTCTGGCGATCACGCTGCCGCTTTTGATTGCAGTCGCCTTCGCGGTCTATTTTGACCGTAAGATCTGGGCCGCCATGCAGATGCGTCGCGGTCCGAACGTGGTCGGTCCCTTTGGTCTTTTGCAATCCTTTGCCGACGGTTTGAAGCTGTTCCTCAAGGAAACCATCATTCCGGCGGGCGCGAACAAGGGCGTGTTCCTGATTGCGCCGATGATCACCTTCACGCTGGCGCTTATCGGTTGGGCGGTTATTCCATTCGATGCCAATCTGGTTCTGGCCAATATCAACGTGGGCGTGCTGTATCTGTTCGCGATTTCGTCGCTTGGGGTCTACGGCATCATCATGTCGGGCTGGGCGTCGAACTCCAAATATGCGTTTCTGGGCGGGATGCGCTCGGCGGCGCAGATGGTGTCTTATGAAGTCTCCATCGGTCTGGTGATCGTCACCGTTCTTCTTTGCGTCGGTTCGCTCAATCTGTCGGACGTGGTCAAGGCGCAGTCGGGCGGCATCTGGAACTGGTATTTCATCTGGTTGTTCCCGATGTTCATCGTGTTCCTGATTTCGGCACTGGCCGAGACCAACCGCCCGCCGTTCGATCTTCCCGAAGCGGAAGCCGAGCTTGTGGCGGGCTACCAGGTCGAATATTCGTCCATGGCCTTTGCGCTGTTCTTCCTTGGCGAATATGCCAACATCCTGTTGATGTGCGCCATGATCTCGGTGCTGTTCTTTGGCGGCTGGGATCCGATCCTGCCGTTCGCACCGTTCACCATGGTGCCGGGGATCATCTGGTTCCTGTTGAAGATCGCGTTCTTCTTCTTTGTCTTCGCCTGGATCAAGGCCTCCGTTCCGCGCTATCGCTATGACCAGCTGATGCGCCTTGGCTGGAAGGTGTTCTTGCCCTTCTCGCTGTTCTGGGTGGTGCTGACCGCAGGCTTCCTTGTTTATTTCGACCTGTTGCCGACGAAGGGATAAGGCGATGTCATCTCTGGTTCGCACAACCCGAGCCTTCCTGCTGACGGAATTCGTCGCAGCGATGTGGCTCACCTTGAAATATTTCTTTCGTCCCAAGGTGACGCTCAACTACCCCTATGAAAAGGGGAAGCTGTCGCCGCGGTTCCGGGGAGAGCACGCGCTGCGCCGCTATCCGAATGGTGAAGAACGTTGCATTGCCTGCAAGCTTTGCGAGGCGATCTGTCCGGCACTGGCCATCACCATCGAAGCCGAACCGCGGGAGGACGGCAGCCGCCGCACCACGCGTTATGACATCGACATGACCAAATGCATCTATTGCGGCTTCTGTCAGGAAGCCTGCCCGGTGGATGCCATTGTCGAAGGCCCGAATTTCGAATTTGCTACCGAAACCCGCGAGGAACTGTTCTATAACAAGGACAAGTTGCTTGCGAACGGCGACCGTTGGGAGCGTGAAATCGCTGCCGCCATCGCCGCTGACGCGCCGTACCGGTAAGGAGTATCAGCGAAATGATCCTGAGTTTTTGCTTTTACCTCTTTGCCGTCATCACCTGCCTGTCCGGGTTCATGGTGATTTCGTCACGGAACCCCGTTCATTCGGTGTTGTTTCTCATTCTGGCCTTTTTCAATTCGGCCGGTCTTTTCCTGCTGCTTGGGGCTGAGTTCCTGGCGATGATTTTGGTCATCGTTTATGTGGGCGCGGTCGCGGTTCTGTTCCTGTTCGTCGTCATGATGCTCGACATCGATTTCGAGGAAATGCGCAAAGGCATCTCCCGCTATCTGCCGATCGGCGCGCTGATCGGGATTGTGTTGCTGATTGAGCTTCTGATGGTTCTGACCGGGCGGTCCATTGAACTGCCGGCCGCCGGGACCACGCTTGCACCGACGCCGGATCTGGATCAGGTGAGCAATACGGTTGCCATCGGCAATCTGCTTTATACCCATTATGTCTATCTGTTCCAGGCTGCGGGCATGATCTTGCTGGTGGCCATGATCGGGGCCATCGTGTTGACCCACCGCAAGCGTCCGGGGGTCAAGAAGCAGAACATTTCGGCTCAGAACAGCCGCACACGCGGCGACGCCGTGGAAAGTCGCAACGTGAAGCCAGGGCAGGGGATCTGACATGGAAATCGGTCTCGCACATTATCTCGCCGTCGGAGCGATCCTGTTCACGCTCGGCGTCTTGGGCATCTTTCTTAACCGGAAGAACGTCATCATCATTCTGATGTCGATCGAACTCATTCTGCTTTCCGTCAATATCAATTTCGTGGCCTTCTCGAACCATCTCAATGACCTGGTGGGGCAGATTTTCGCCATGTTCGTGTTGACGGTCGCGGCGGCCGAGGCGGCTATCGGCCTTGCCATTCTTGTGATCTATTTCCGCAACCGCGGCACCATCGCTGTTGATGATATCAACAGCATGAAGGGCTGAGGGGGACATAACGACCATGCATCAAGCTATTGTCTTCCTGCCGCTGATCGCGGCAATCATTGCTGGCTTGTTCGGCCGCAAGATCGGCGATCGTGGCTCGCAGCTTGTGACCTGCGGCGCGCTGGTGATTTCGGCGGTTTTGTCGGTGTTCGTCTTTATTGACGTGGCGATCGGCGGCAAAACATACGAAGTCGAAATCCTCAAATGGTTTGACGTCGGCACGTTCCAGGTCTCCTGGGCGCTTAAGATCGATACCCTGACGGCGGTCATGCTGGTGGTGGTGAACGGGGTGTCTTCCCTGGTTCATATCTATTCGGTCGGCTATATGAGCCATGATCCGGACAAGCCGCGCTTCATGGCTTATCTGTCGCTGTTCACCTTCGCCATGCTGATGCTGGTGACGGCCAACAGCTTTATCCAGATGTTCTTTGGCTGGGAAGGCGTCGGTCTCGCGTCTTATCTGCTGATCGGGTTCTGGTACAATCGGCCGACGGCCAATGCCGCCGCCATCAAGGCCTTCGTGGTCAACCGGGTGGGTGACTTTGGCTTTGTGCTGGGGCTTGGGGCGATCTTCCTTGTCTTCGGGTCGATGCATATCGATACGGTGTTCGCCGAAGCGCATAAATATGTCGGTCACAAGTTCGTCTTCCTCAATTGGGAAGTCGATGCGCTGACCACCATCTGTCTGTTGCTGTTCGTGGGCGCCATGGGTAAGTCGGCCCAGCTTGGGTTGCATACCTGGCTGCCGGACGCCATGGAAGGCCCGACCCCGGTGTCGGCGCTTATCCATGCCGCGACCATGGTGACGGCGGGCGTGTTCCTCGTTGCACGCTGTTCGCCGCTCTTTGAGCTGTCGCCGGTTGCTTTGCAGGTGGTGACGATTGTGGGGGCGAGCACGGCCTTCTTCGCGGCGACCGTCGGTCTGACCCAGAACGACATCAAGCGCGTGATCGCCTATTCGACCTGTTCGCAGCTTGGTTACATGTTCTTTGCGCTGGGCGTCAGTGCTTATGGCGCGGCGGTGTTTCATCTCTTTACCCATGCCTTCTTCAAGGCGCTGTTGTTCCTTGGCGCCGGTTCGGTGATCCATGCCATGTCGGACGAGCAGGACATGCGCAACATGGGTGGCATCTGGAAAAAGATTCCGCTGACCTATGCCATGATGCTGATCGGGACGCTGGCCTTGACGGGTGTGCCGTTCTTCTCCGGCTATTATTCGAAGGACATGATCCTTGAATCGGCCTTTGCGGCTCATTCGGCTGTGGGTGAATATGCCTTTGCGCTTGGCATCGTCGCTGCCTTCATGACCTCATTCTATTCCTGGCGTCTGATTTTCATGACCTTCCACGGCAAGCCACGGGCGAGCCAGGACGTTATGCATCACATCCATGAATCGCCTTTGGTCATGACCGTTCCGCTGATGATCCTCGCGGCGGGTGCGGTGGTTGCGGGCTTTATCTTCGCGCCTTACTTCGTCGGCGTGCATTATGCTGATTTCTGGGGTTCCGCCTTGTTCCTTAAGGGCGAGAACGTCATGGAGCATGCCCATCACGTGCCCGAGTGGGTCAAGCTTTCGCCGCTTGTGATGAGCATCCTTGGCTTTGCGCTGGCCTGGTATTTCTATATCAAGGCACCTTCGGTGCCGGTCGCCCTCGCGAAGTCGCAGGAACCGCTTTATAAGTTCTCGTTGAACAAATGGTACTTCGACGAACTCTATGACGTCCTGTTCATTCGTTCGGCCAAGGCACTCGGCCGGTTATTCTGGAAGAAGGGCGACGGCCTGACCATCGACGGACTTGGTCCGGACGGGGTTTCGGCGGTTGTGCTTGATCTGTCCAACCGGGCGCGGCGTTTGCAGTCGGGCTATGTCTATCATTATGCCTTCGCCATGTTGATTGGCGTGGCGGCCATCGTCACCTGGTTCATGGTAGGCGGAGCGTAATCGATGAGTGGTATGCCAATACTTTCGATAGTCACTTTCCTGCCGCTTCTGGGCGCGCTGATCATTCTCCTTCTGCCCGGCGACAAGGATCGCGTGGCGGCGGGGGCACGTCAGGTTGCGCTTTGGACGACGGTCATCACCTTTGCCCTGTCGCTTGTGCTGTGGTTCGAGTTTGACCGCGGCACCTCGGCCTTCCAGTTTGAAGAACGGGTGAACTGGATCAGCGGCGCCATCAGCTACCATATGGGGGTTGACGGCATCTCGGTGCTGTTCGTGTTGCTCACGACCTTGATCATGCCGATCTGTATCCTCGCCAGCTGGGAATCCATCGGCCAGCGGGTTCGCGAATATATGATCGCGTTCCTGGTGCTTGAGACGCTGATGATCGGCGTGTTCTGTTCGCTCGATCTGGTGCTGTTCTATATCTTCTTTGAAGCCGGTCTGATCCCGATGTTCCTTATCATCGGTGTGTGGGGCGGTCCGCGGAAGATTTATGCGGCTTTCAAGTTCTTCCTTTACACGCTGCTCGGGTCGGTTCTGCTGCTGATCGCGCTGATCTATATGTATCTCGATGCCGGGACCACGGACATCCCGACGCTGATGCATCACAGCTTTGACCCCGGCATCCAGAAATGGCTGTGGCTTGCGTTCTTCGCATCCTTCGCAGTCAAGATGCCGATGTGGCCGGTGCATACCTGGTTGCCGGACGCCCACGTGGAAGCGCCGACGGCGGGGTCCGTGGTGCTTGCTGCGATCTTGCTGAAGATGGGCGGTTACGGTTTCCTGCGGTTCTCGCTGCCGATGTTCCCGGTTGCGTCCGTCGACTTTGCCAATCTGATCTTTGTGCTGAGTGTCGTGGCGGTGGTTTACACCTCGCTTGTGGCGCTGGTGCAGGATGACATGAAGAAGCTGATCGCCTATTCGTCGGTTGCCCATATGGGCTTCGTGACCATCGGCATCTTCACCTTCAATCAGCAGGGCGTCGAAGGCAGCATCATTCAGATGCTCAGCCACGGGATCGTGTCAGGCGCGCTGTTCCTGTGTGTCGGCGTGATTTACGACCGTATCCATACCCGCGAGATTGCCCGTTATGGTGGTCTTGTGAACCGTATGCCCAAATATGCGCTGGTGTTCATGGTGTTCACCATGGCAGCTGTGGGCCTGCCGGGGACCAGCGGGTTTATTGGTGAAATCCTGGTGCTGATCGGGGCTTATCAGGTCAACACCTGGGTCGCGTTCGGGGCGGCTACCGGTCTTATCCTTGGTGCGGCTTACATGTTGTGGCTCTATCGCCGGGTCATCTTTGGTGACCTTGTGAAAGAGGATCTGAAATCCATTCTCGATCTCAATCGCCGCGAAGTTCTGATGTTCGCTCCGCTGCTGGTGATCGTGTTCTGGATGGGTATTTATCCCGCGTCCTTCACGGACTTCCTGCACAAGTCGGTTGAAAATCTGCTGGTGCAGCACGAGACGGCCAATGCGGCGGGTGCCGTGAAGAAAACTGTGCTTCTGGAGACTGCTCAATGACTTTGGCTGCCATCCCGCTTTTGGGCCCGGCCTATCCGGAAATCCTTCTGGCTGTTGGATCGCTGGTGCTGCTGGTATTTGGCGTCTTCTCCCGCGAGGAGGTGGCCAACCGTGTCGTGACCTGGGGTGCGGCGGCACTTCTGGTTGGAGCATTTCTGCTGACTCTTAATCAGCCGATGGCACATACCCTGACCTTTGGCGATATGTTCATCGTCGACGGGTTCACGCGTTTTGCGAAGCTTCTGGTGTTCCTTGCCTCGGCGCTGGCCGTGGTCATGTCCACCGGCTATCTGCAGGCCGAGCGCATGATGCGCTTTGAATATCCGATCCTGATCGTTCTGGCCGCGCTTGGCATGGGCATGATGGTGTCGGCCAATGACCTGCTGTCGCTTTATGTGGGTCTGGAGCTGCAGAGCCTTGCGCTTTATGTGCTGGCGGCGATCCGTCGCGATAGCGCTGTATCGACCGAAGCCGGTTTGAAGTATTTCGTTCTGGGGGCGCTGTCGTCGGGCATGCTGCTATATGGCAGCTCGCTGGTTTATGGTTTCAGCGGCACCACCAATTTCGAAATGCTGGCGCAGGTGTTTGCGGTTGAGGGTTATAAGGCTCCGATCGGCATGATCTTTGGTATCGTGTTCCTGGCGGCGGGGCTCGCGTTCAAG
It encodes:
- the nuoG gene encoding NADH-quinone oxidoreductase subunit NuoG, giving the protein MPKLTVNGLEVEVPAGATVLQACEAAGAEVPRFCYHERLSIAGNCRMCLVEMEKSPKPVASCAMPAGDGMVIHTNTPYVKKAREGVMEFLLINHPLDCPICDQGGECDLQDQSVAYGAGDSRYDEHKRAVEEKHMGPLIKTVMTRCIHCTRCVRFATEIAGVEDLGAVGRGEHMEITTYLEKTLASEVSGNVIDLCPVGALTSKPYAFTARPWELKKTETIDVMDAVGSNIRVDARGNEVMRVLPRLHEDVNEEWISDKTRFVYDGLGRRRLDRPYVRKDGKLQAATWNEAFAAIAENLKGLTGDQIAAIAGDLADAESMFALKSLMQSLGSANLDCRQDGAKLDASSRAGYLFNTGIAGIAEADACLLIGTDPRHEASIINLRLRARFRRGGFKIANVGPALDLTYPVDELGSDVSVLAAIADGSHPFAKVLADAKKPMLIIGQNALSRADGAALLALARSIADKHMVVDGWNGFNVLHTAASRVAGLDLGFVPGAGGRDVAGIMDGAAKGDVKAVFLLGVDEIRTCALKSAFVVYLGTHGDEGVHHADVILPGAAYTEKSGTYVNTEGRVQRGLRAVFAPGDAREDWTILRALSDVIGHRLPFDNLAQLRGRMEAAAPALAILDMLPATAWGAFGTAGTLGSEPLTLSVTDYYMTNPICRASLIMAECRDAMQADQLEATGTHG
- the nuoH gene encoding NADH-quinone oxidoreductase subunit NuoH, whose amino-acid sequence is MVDAVTTYLNGALGLYVGTLVWYIVLVLAITLPLLIAVAFAVYFDRKIWAAMQMRRGPNVVGPFGLLQSFADGLKLFLKETIIPAGANKGVFLIAPMITFTLALIGWAVIPFDANLVLANINVGVLYLFAISSLGVYGIIMSGWASNSKYAFLGGMRSAAQMVSYEVSIGLVIVTVLLCVGSLNLSDVVKAQSGGIWNWYFIWLFPMFIVFLISALAETNRPPFDLPEAEAELVAGYQVEYSSMAFALFFLGEYANILLMCAMISVLFFGGWDPILPFAPFTMVPGIIWFLLKIAFFFFVFAWIKASVPRYRYDQLMRLGWKVFLPFSLFWVVLTAGFLVYFDLLPTKG
- the nuoI gene encoding NADH-quinone oxidoreductase subunit NuoI, which translates into the protein MSSLVRTTRAFLLTEFVAAMWLTLKYFFRPKVTLNYPYEKGKLSPRFRGEHALRRYPNGEERCIACKLCEAICPALAITIEAEPREDGSRRTTRYDIDMTKCIYCGFCQEACPVDAIVEGPNFEFATETREELFYNKDKLLANGDRWEREIAAAIAADAPYR
- a CDS encoding NADH-quinone oxidoreductase subunit J, whose protein sequence is MILSFCFYLFAVITCLSGFMVISSRNPVHSVLFLILAFFNSAGLFLLLGAEFLAMILVIVYVGAVAVLFLFVVMMLDIDFEEMRKGISRYLPIGALIGIVLLIELLMVLTGRSIELPAAGTTLAPTPDLDQVSNTVAIGNLLYTHYVYLFQAAGMILLVAMIGAIVLTHRKRPGVKKQNISAQNSRTRGDAVESRNVKPGQGI
- the nuoK gene encoding NADH-quinone oxidoreductase subunit NuoK, whose translation is MEIGLAHYLAVGAILFTLGVLGIFLNRKNVIIILMSIELILLSVNINFVAFSNHLNDLVGQIFAMFVLTVAAAEAAIGLAILVIYFRNRGTIAVDDINSMKG
- the nuoL gene encoding NADH-quinone oxidoreductase subunit L, with product MTTMHQAIVFLPLIAAIIAGLFGRKIGDRGSQLVTCGALVISAVLSVFVFIDVAIGGKTYEVEILKWFDVGTFQVSWALKIDTLTAVMLVVVNGVSSLVHIYSVGYMSHDPDKPRFMAYLSLFTFAMLMLVTANSFIQMFFGWEGVGLASYLLIGFWYNRPTANAAAIKAFVVNRVGDFGFVLGLGAIFLVFGSMHIDTVFAEAHKYVGHKFVFLNWEVDALTTICLLLFVGAMGKSAQLGLHTWLPDAMEGPTPVSALIHAATMVTAGVFLVARCSPLFELSPVALQVVTIVGASTAFFAATVGLTQNDIKRVIAYSTCSQLGYMFFALGVSAYGAAVFHLFTHAFFKALLFLGAGSVIHAMSDEQDMRNMGGIWKKIPLTYAMMLIGTLALTGVPFFSGYYSKDMILESAFAAHSAVGEYAFALGIVAAFMTSFYSWRLIFMTFHGKPRASQDVMHHIHESPLVMTVPLMILAAGAVVAGFIFAPYFVGVHYADFWGSALFLKGENVMEHAHHVPEWVKLSPLVMSILGFALAWYFYIKAPSVPVALAKSQEPLYKFSLNKWYFDELYDVLFIRSAKALGRLFWKKGDGLTIDGLGPDGVSAVVLDLSNRARRLQSGYVYHYAFAMLIGVAAIVTWFMVGGA
- a CDS encoding NADH-quinone oxidoreductase subunit M; the encoded protein is MSGMPILSIVTFLPLLGALIILLLPGDKDRVAAGARQVALWTTVITFALSLVLWFEFDRGTSAFQFEERVNWISGAISYHMGVDGISVLFVLLTTLIMPICILASWESIGQRVREYMIAFLVLETLMIGVFCSLDLVLFYIFFEAGLIPMFLIIGVWGGPRKIYAAFKFFLYTLLGSVLLLIALIYMYLDAGTTDIPTLMHHSFDPGIQKWLWLAFFASFAVKMPMWPVHTWLPDAHVEAPTAGSVVLAAILLKMGGYGFLRFSLPMFPVASVDFANLIFVLSVVAVVYTSLVALVQDDMKKLIAYSSVAHMGFVTIGIFTFNQQGVEGSIIQMLSHGIVSGALFLCVGVIYDRIHTREIARYGGLVNRMPKYALVFMVFTMAAVGLPGTSGFIGEILVLIGAYQVNTWVAFGAATGLILGAAYMLWLYRRVIFGDLVKEDLKSILDLNRREVLMFAPLLVIVFWMGIYPASFTDFLHKSVENLLVQHETANAAGAVKKTVLLETAQ